One Corynebacterium matruchotii genomic window, TCGCACCCGCGTTGCGTAATGCGTCGTAAAGCTGGCTAGCGGTTATCCAGGTACATCGAATCAATGGTGCCGTGGCGGGAGCAGCGGGCGTCCCACCCGTCGGGACGCACCTGGACCACCATGCGCCGGCCGCACAGCTGACAATAGCGGGGCGCCTCCAGGCCAGCGCGCGCGGATGGGGAAAGCTTCAACGCTCCATCTTCGGCGAGATTCTGGCCGGTATTGGGGTGGAACCGGGGTGCGTCACCGGCGAGCAAGGCTTCTAACAGTTCCGTGGATTCCTTAGACACTGGTGGTCAGCACCTTCAGGGGAATGCGCAACTTATCGAGCATATCGAGGTCGTTTTCCATCGGGCGACCCAACGTGGTCAAGTAATTGCCCACAATCATTGCGTTGATGCCGCCGAGCAGGCCCTGCTCCGTGCCCAGGTCGCCCAGGGTGAGCTCCCGGCCGCCGGCAAACCGCAGGATCGTCTTGGGCAGCGCCAACCGAAACGCGCCGATTGCCCGCAATGCATCGGCGGTGGCCATGACCTCTTTGTCGGCAAACGGCGTGCCGGGGCGGGGATCCAGGAAGTTCATCGGTACCTCTGTGGGGTTTAATTCCGCCAGGTCGGACGCAAATTCGGCCCGCTGCTCCAGGGACTCCCCCATGCCCAAAATGCCGCCGGAACACACCTCTATGCCGGCCGCCGCAACCATGCGCAACGTGTCACGGCGGGACTCCCATGTGTGGGTGGTCACCACGTTCGGGAAAAACGATCGGGCGGTTTCCAGGTTATGGTTATAGCGGTGCACGCCGGCGGCCTTGAGCCGGTCCACCTGCTCCTGGGTGAGAATCCCCACCGAGGCGGCAACCTCGATATCCACCTCGGCCTTGATGGCGGCCACGGCCTGCTCCAGCTGGTTCATGAGCCGGTCGTCCGGACCCTTGACCGCGGCGACAATGCAAAACTCGGTGGCGCCCGACTTTTGGGTTTGTTTGGCGGCCTCAACGAGTCCGGCAATGTCCAACCAGGCGGACCGCACCGGGGATTCGAACAGGCCGGATTGGGAGCAGAAGTGGCAGTCCTCGGGGCAACCACCGGTTTTGAGCGAAATAATGCCCTCGGCCTCGATCTCCTCGCCGCACCATTTCAGGCGTACCTGGTGGGCTAATTCCAGGATTTCCGTGATGCGGTCGTCGCCGAGTTGTAGGACCTGGAGGGTTTCGCCCTGGTCGAGGCCAATTCCTTGGTCTAAGACTTTGGTGCGGGCAAGCTCTAAAATATCCGTGGGTTTCGCGGATTCTGTGAGGGGCATGAGGGTGAGTCTCCATTCTTGATCTCTTGATCGGTGTTCAAGCGATTGTAGTTGAATAGTGTTCAAGTATGTGTCATTTCCGGCCAACAATTTGAATTTAATCACCCCCAAATGTGCAGGATTGTGCTATCAATGGGTTTCATGACCTCCTCCCACATCCCCTCGGACAACCCGCTCTACCACGACACCCTGGAGCTGCTCATAGCCCTGGTCCAGAACGCCTGCGTCAACGACTTCACCCCCGGCAGCGGCCAGGAAGTCCGCAATGCCGACACCCTCACCGAATTCTTTGCCGACACCCTCGGGATCAACATCCAGCGCTTTGAGCCGGAACCTGGACGAGTATCCCTGGTGGTCACCGTTCCCGGCACCAACCCCCAAGAGGCCGAACCGCTCACATTCCTGGCGCACACCGACGTGGCGCCCGTCGATAAGCAGCATTGGACCAAGCCACCGTTCGAAGGAATGATCGAAGACGGGAAAATATACGGTCGCGGCACTGTTGACATGCTGTTTATCACCGCAGCCATGGCCGTGGTCACGCGCGAGGTGGCGCGCAAGGGCGGGAACCTCGGAACGCTGCATTTCGTGGCGGTCGCCGACGAGGAAGCGCGGGGCGGGCTGGGCGCCAAATGGCTCGCGGAGCACCACCCCGACGCGTTCTCTTGGGCAAACTGCGTCGGCGAAACCGGTGGCTCCCACATCCACGGGCAAGACGGGTCGGATTCCACCATCGTTTACGTGGGTGAAAAGGGCGCGGCGCAACGTCGAATCCATGTGTACGGCGACCCCGGGCATGGCTCCGCGCCCTACGGCAAAGACCTGGCGACCGTCAAAATTGGCGAGATAGCCCGCCGACTCGCCGCCGCCCAACCAGCGGTCACCGACTCCGACACCTGGCGGCAATTCGTCGCGGCCTTCCGCTTCGACCCCAACACCACCGCCCTCGTCAAACAAGGCAAAGGATACGAACATTTAGGCGAATTAGCCGCCTACGGTGACGCGATTTCCCACCTGACTATCTCCCAAACTGTGCTGCGCGCCGGCCAAGCTATCAATGTGCTGCCGTCCCACGCCTGGTTAGAGCTGGATATCCGCACCCTACCCGGGCAGTCCCAAGACTACGTTGATTCCGTGCTTGACGACGCCCTCGGCACCGACATCGAATACACAATCGAACACCTCATCACCGAAGACGCCACCATCTCCCCCACCGACCACCCCCTCTACCGGGCCATATCCGCCGTATTCACGGACTTCTTCCCGGACACCACCGTGGTGCCCACCATCGCCGCCGGTGGTTCCGACCTGCGCTTCGCCCGCCAACTCGGCGGCGTTGGCTACGGTTTTGCCGTGCACAATCCCGAACGCACCCTAGGGGAAATCCACCGGCAGCTCCACTCCCACGACGAACACCTCTACCTGGAAGACCTGGAGTCCACGCTCGCCGGCTACCTCGCACTCGTGGCCGCATTTCTGTACCCATCCAACCCGGAAGCTTTCCGACATCCCTAGCGCACCTTGCGCCTCCGCCCCAACAGCACTTCTGATAGCTGCGAAACCCGGTTTGACGGGCCGGAAAACACGACATCGCGGGAGTTTCGCAGCTACCAAACCCGCTACCCGGGGCTACATGGGCCACCGGCAGCCGAGGATGGGTGGAAACGGCGTGGGCCGGCGTCGACAAGCAAGCAGTAGCAAAACCGATAGCTGCGAAACCATCAAAACACCCCGCCACAAACCGGTTTTGCCGCTACCCTGCTTTATGGCACCCCGCAGCACTTCTGATAGCTGCGAAACCGGGTTTGGCGGGGCCTTAAACACGGTGTTACAGGGGTTCCGCAGCTACCAAACCCGCTATTGCCGCTCGCGGGCAAAAACCAACGGTGATACCGCCTGCTCCGCCTCATGATCCGGACCCAAGGGAATACCCGTTCGGTCCTTAAACAGGCAGATAGCGACAAGCCCAGCCACCGCCATAGCAATGAGATAATAAGTAACACCGCTGGTAGAACCGGTTTTTTCAATCACCCACGCCGCAATCATTGGGCTAAACGCACCACCCAAAATCGCGCCAATGGCATACGACACGGACACCCCGGAAAACCGCATCGAAGCGGGAAACAGCTCGGTATAAAACGCGGACTGCTGGCCATAGGTAAAGCCCAACCCCACGGTCAGCAGGGCCAGGGCCAAAAACAGCTTCGTAATATCACCGGCATTCACCAGTGGGAACAGCGCCGCGATACCAACGATCTGCGCAATAAACCCAAGAATATAGGTGTTTCGCCGACCAATCTTATCCGAAACAATGCCGGCAAGCAGGGTAAACACCAACCATGTTGCGGCAGAACCCGTCACAGCCCACAACACCGGCCCCCGCTCTAACCCCATATTTCCGGTAGCGTATTTCTGGATAAACCCGCCCGCGGTCATATACCCCGAAGCCCCATTGCCGGCAAACACGATAGCTGCCAACAGCACCACCGAAAAACTGCGTTTCAGCACCGCACCAATAGGATTGCTAGCAACCTCTTTCCGGGCAGATATTTCCGCAAACACCGGCGATTCGGCCACCCGATGCCGAATATAGTGCCCCACAAATATCAGGATGAAACTGAGCAGGAACGGAACCCGCCAACCCCACTGCAAAAACTGTTCCCCCGGCGTAATCATGGTCATCACCGCCAGTACCCCCGACGACATGAGCAGACCAATAGGCACCCCAATCTGCGGAAACGCCCCAAACAGCCCCCGCCGATTCTCCGGCGCATGCTCAACCGCCATGAGCACAGCCCCACCCCACTCGCCGCCGGCGGAAATCCCCTGGATAATCCGCAAAAAGATAAGCAGCAGCGGCGCTATAATACCCGCGGCGGCGTAGGTGGGCAGCACACCGATCAAGGTGGTGGCGATCCCCATGCCAAAGAGGGTAATCATGAGGACCTTGCGCCGACCTATCCGGTCACCGAAATGCCCGGCCAGAAAGGCGCCGAGCGGCCGAAACAGGAACGACAGGCCCACCGTGAGAAAGGATAGGAGCGTTGCTATGGCTGGTTCGCTGGATGCGAAGAACACTTTGTTGAACACCAGCCCCGCCGCCGCAGCGTAGAGGAAAAAGTCGTACCATTCGATGGCTGTGCCGATGATAGTGGCTGCTGCCACACGCGTTTCACCTCGTCTGTTGGTCATACATAACTCCCTAAAGGTTGTAGATACCTTATGTATCGCGTACACCGCACAATAATGTACACAAGCACCAACCTGCCGCACCATTGATAGCTGCGAAACCACTATACTGTCCCACTTTTAAGCCCTGCTGAACCCGGTTTTGCAGCTACCAAACTTGCTACCCCCGGCCTGTGGGATGGTGTCGGGCTGGCAGCTCGCGGGGATTGCACCCGGCAGCACTTCTGATAGCTGCGAAACCAGGTTTGGCGGGGCGGAAAACACGGCATTGTGGGGATTCCGCAGCTACCAAACCTGCTACCCGGGGCCGTGCCGGGCCGAGGATAGACGGAAACGGTGTGGGCCAGCGTCGACAAGCAAGCAATAACGCTTTACGACGCCCGCCAGCACCGCGGCAGCACTTCTGATAGCTGCGAAACCAGGTTTGGCGGGGCAGAAAACACGGCATTGTGGGGGTTCCGCAGCTATCAAATGTGCGACAATGGCGCGCGGAAGGGCTGCAAACCTACGAAAAACGGTATCCCCCGGCATCCGGGCACGCCAAACCCACCCCAACCCCCAGTACGTCCGCTATTTATTCCACCACGGCGGCTGATTATGTAAATCTAATACGCGGTGCCTATTAAGCGTGGGATGGCCGGTGAGAAACGCGATCTTCCGCAGCAGCTTCGACGCGATCTCGTCCGGGTGAACCCGCAGCACATGATAGCCCGCATCCGACAGGAATTGCTCGCGAGCAATCTGCCGCTCATAGATCGCTCGCACCTGCTTGTCCGAACCCCGATACTTTTCCCAACCATCAATCTCCAGGATCAAAAAACCCGCGACCAATAGGTCTACACGATAATACGAGTTTGGCGTGGAAAACACCGCCTGGGGTTCGACCGTGAGGTGTGGAAAGTATTCCTCGATGAGGCAGCGCGCAAAGGTCTCATACACGGAGTCAATACCATATAACGCCTTGGCCAAAATCTTTTGGGCTTTCGATATACCCCACCTGCCACAATTACTATCCAGATACTGTTGAAATCTACCCTTGGTATACCCACGCCGCAGGGCCGACTCCAGAAACACCAGGCCCTCAAGCTCACCGTTGACCGCGCAAATGTCCACAAAAGTACGCTCCACCGTTGTCACCCGATACCCCCGCACCACCGTAATGTCGGACTCCGGCAGGTAGGCGTCGCGGTAGTGAAAAATCTCCGGGTATCCGGAGGGCGGCCGCGCCTTGCCCGGCAGATTCAGCTCGACGCGGGTGGATCGTTCCAGGTTCAGCACCGGAATCCCATGCACCATTGCCGCAGCTAGGCAGCTAATCACCGCTTTCTTGCGCGTCACCTGCGCCGCATTAGCGTGCAGGAGCAGCCGCTGAAAATACGGCGCCTCCTCGTATTCGAACCGCGGGGTGCCCACCGTCGCGGTCAGGGGCAGGTAGTGGTATTCGAATTCCTCGGTCGGAAACTGCGGCCACCACACTAGTTTCAGCTCCACCATTGCTGCATTCCTCCTGGTGATAAGGCATTTCTACCTACAAGGAATACGCCACATCATGCGGGCGCGGGTGAAACCTACTCAATTAGGGGTAAGGAAATATTTGTGTCGATGCGCCGAGCATCCAGGATTGAATTCGTGGCCGCAGCCTGGGCAGTTATCCACCGCCTGGTATTGACAGTAGGTCATCGCCGTGCCGCACGCCCCACATAACACCGCAGGTTCGGTCAGCGGCATGCGCCCGAATGGGTGGTCGGCAAGTGCGTCATGGCATTGGTAGCAGGCCCAATAGCGGCGACAGGTCGCACATTTGTTCGCAATAATGTCGCGGTCGCTGTGGTAGTGCGCGCAGCGACCGTACGCGTCTACGGCAACGCCGACAATATTGGTCACGGCAGTTCGACAAGAACTTTGCTGCTGAGCACGCTAGGATAACGGTCATCGGTGGGGGCGAATTCCGTGAGCAGTTTGTGTGCCTGCGCCGCGTCAGTTACCCCATCAAGCTTGACGACGGTATCCAGTTGGTAAAGCTCCAGCTTCTTCCCGCCAATGCTGTGTATTTCAGCGTATTTTTGTAGAAGTTCTTCATACACGGACTGATGCTCAGCAGGCTCCTCTGTATCCGACAGCAAGACAATGGTGACTCCCGGATTAGCGTTGATCTCGGCTAATTTTTCCAGGTAAACGGCATATATTTCCGGGAGCTCAGCTTCGGTAGCGATGAAATAGTTGGTTGCCAGTAGGTTCACAGGACACTCCTTGATTAGTAATCATGTGCTTTCAGATCAAATGTATTCTACAATGCAACCGACCCATTATTATTGTGTCGCTACTCACTGCTTATTTGCTGCTCGGCGCGGCGGGCAGTTCAAATGACTTTTCAAATTTGGGGATTT contains:
- a CDS encoding M20/M25/M40 family metallo-hydrolase, whose amino-acid sequence is MGFMTSSHIPSDNPLYHDTLELLIALVQNACVNDFTPGSGQEVRNADTLTEFFADTLGINIQRFEPEPGRVSLVVTVPGTNPQEAEPLTFLAHTDVAPVDKQHWTKPPFEGMIEDGKIYGRGTVDMLFITAAMAVVTREVARKGGNLGTLHFVAVADEEARGGLGAKWLAEHHPDAFSWANCVGETGGSHIHGQDGSDSTIVYVGEKGAAQRRIHVYGDPGHGSAPYGKDLATVKIGEIARRLAAAQPAVTDSDTWRQFVAAFRFDPNTTALVKQGKGYEHLGELAAYGDAISHLTISQTVLRAGQAINVLPSHAWLELDIRTLPGQSQDYVDSVLDDALGTDIEYTIEHLITEDATISPTDHPLYRAISAVFTDFFPDTTVVPTIAAGGSDLRFARQLGGVGYGFAVHNPERTLGEIHRQLHSHDEHLYLEDLESTLAGYLALVAAFLYPSNPEAFRHP
- the bioB gene encoding biotin synthase BioB, with product MPLTESAKPTDILELARTKVLDQGIGLDQGETLQVLQLGDDRITEILELAHQVRLKWCGEEIEAEGIISLKTGGCPEDCHFCSQSGLFESPVRSAWLDIAGLVEAAKQTQKSGATEFCIVAAVKGPDDRLMNQLEQAVAAIKAEVDIEVAASVGILTQEQVDRLKAAGVHRYNHNLETARSFFPNVVTTHTWESRRDTLRMVAAAGIEVCSGGILGMGESLEQRAEFASDLAELNPTEVPMNFLDPRPGTPFADKEVMATADALRAIGAFRLALPKTILRFAGGRELTLGDLGTEQGLLGGINAMIVGNYLTTLGRPMENDLDMLDKLRIPLKVLTTSV
- a CDS encoding MFS transporter, whose amino-acid sequence is MTNRRGETRVAAATIIGTAIEWYDFFLYAAAAGLVFNKVFFASSEPAIATLLSFLTVGLSFLFRPLGAFLAGHFGDRIGRRKVLMITLFGMGIATTLIGVLPTYAAAGIIAPLLLIFLRIIQGISAGGEWGGAVLMAVEHAPENRRGLFGAFPQIGVPIGLLMSSGVLAVMTMITPGEQFLQWGWRVPFLLSFILIFVGHYIRHRVAESPVFAEISARKEVASNPIGAVLKRSFSVVLLAAIVFAGNGASGYMTAGGFIQKYATGNMGLERGPVLWAVTGSAATWLVFTLLAGIVSDKIGRRNTYILGFIAQIVGIAALFPLVNAGDITKLFLALALLTVGLGFTYGQQSAFYTELFPASMRFSGVSVSYAIGAILGGAFSPMIAAWVIEKTGSTSGVTYYLIAMAVAGLVAICLFKDRTGIPLGPDHEAEQAVSPLVFARERQ
- a CDS encoding CHY zinc finger protein; the encoded protein is MTNIVGVAVDAYGRCAHYHSDRDIIANKCATCRRYWACYQCHDALADHPFGRMPLTEPAVLCGACGTAMTYCQYQAVDNCPGCGHEFNPGCSAHRHKYFLTPN